Proteins encoded by one window of Kiritimatiellales bacterium:
- a CDS encoding NAD-dependent epimerase/dehydratase family protein, producing the protein MKILILGGTGAMGHHLVQLLADRGEEVTVTSRSARSSQERLRYIQGDAKEMGFLSAILNEEHWDVIVDFMVYSTRAFKERIRALLEATSHYVFLSSSRVYAQSGSPLTETSPRLLDVSPDATFLASDEYSLSKARQEDILRHSGKDHWTVIRPYITYSEERLQLGVLEKEEWLYRALRGRTIVFSKDIHSKSTTMTYGGDVAAAIAHVVGQTAALGEVFHITAAHSVAWADVLALYLEVLEKHLGQRPKVLLQNLKQFMRCKHSKYQIIYDRLFDRRFDSSKIYQLAGMPDFTPADAGLKRCLEQFLDQPRFREIDWITEALMDRQTRERAPFREIKGLEGKLCYCLFRYFGAPPSFRRLAVRVRSLVLRTKHCRKK; encoded by the coding sequence ATGAAAATTTTAATTTTAGGCGGTACTGGAGCGATGGGACATCACCTCGTCCAGTTACTTGCGGATCGCGGGGAAGAGGTAACGGTTACCTCCCGCTCTGCCAGGAGCTCTCAGGAGAGGCTTCGTTATATACAAGGCGATGCCAAAGAGATGGGCTTTCTCAGTGCTATTCTCAATGAGGAGCATTGGGATGTCATTGTGGATTTTATGGTCTATTCCACCCGCGCTTTTAAAGAACGGATCAGAGCGCTGTTAGAGGCGACGTCGCATTACGTATTTTTAAGCTCCTCCAGGGTATATGCTCAATCCGGCAGCCCGCTTACAGAGACATCCCCCCGCCTGTTGGATGTTTCGCCGGACGCAACCTTTCTCGCTTCAGACGAATATTCACTTTCCAAAGCACGCCAGGAAGATATTCTGCGGCACTCAGGAAAAGATCACTGGACCGTCATCCGCCCCTATATCACATACAGTGAAGAGCGGTTGCAGCTGGGTGTACTGGAAAAAGAGGAGTGGCTCTATCGGGCTTTGCGGGGGAGGACGATCGTCTTTTCCAAAGATATCCATTCAAAGAGTACAACGATGACCTACGGGGGAGATGTCGCTGCCGCCATAGCACATGTAGTCGGACAGACTGCTGCCTTGGGAGAGGTTTTTCATATCACGGCTGCACATTCTGTCGCATGGGCGGATGTGCTGGCTCTATATCTGGAGGTATTAGAAAAGCATCTCGGGCAGAGACCAAAGGTTTTATTGCAGAATCTGAAACAGTTTATGAGATGTAAGCATTCAAAATATCAGATCATATATGATCGGCTGTTTGACCGGCGGTTCGACTCTTCAAAGATCTATCAGCTTGCGGGTATGCCGGATTTTACGCCCGCAGACGCAGGTCTAAAACGATGCCTGGAACAATTTTTAGATCAGCCGAGATTTCGTGAGATCGATTGGATTACTGAAGCTTTAATGGATCGGCAGACAAGAGAGAGGGCCCCTTTCCGTGAGATAAAGGGATTGGAAGGCAAGTTGTGTTACTGCTTGTTTAGATATTTCGGAGCTCCCCCCTCTTTTCGCAGGCTTGCCGTGCGCGTGCGCTCTTTGGTTCTGCGCACGAAGCATTGCCGAAAAAAGTGA
- a CDS encoding thiamine pyrophosphate-binding protein, producing MGLNMTHYYTDEKQVQVVIALLKAHGIRKIIASPGTTNMTFVMSLKSDPHFKLFSAVDERSAAYMACGLAEECGEPVVISCTGATASRNYMPGLTEAHYRKLPVLAITATRPLSEVGHHTAQVIDRSVFPKDTVVHSVSLPVIKDAEDQWDCEIKANRAILALTHRGGGPVHINLPTTYCRSYDTKKLPECRIIQRIGPDSGFPALPKGGRVGIFVGSHAVMPAELTSAIDRFCAVYNGAVFCDHTSGYRGAYRVAFSIVGCQQTFDTSGFYPDVLIHIGEITGDYYLRVSAGQVWRVCEDGEIRDKFRKLRYVFDMSERRFFDHYTRQSGGGQEDRYLQECLACVERMHAKIPKLPFSNISIARRLAPHIPPGAVLHFGILNSLRAWNFFELPAGVAAMCNVGGFGIDGCVSSLIGASLADRNKLYFGVIGDLAFFYDMNVLGNRHIGNNVRILLINNGKGMEFGFSFHPAALFGAEADAFVAAKGHFGRQSRQLVKNFAENLGFEYLSAANEQELEEVYERFMTPELTERPVLLEVFTNDDEESQAMDLMMSLEKDIKSEVVNLARQAIGAKGIKVLKKLTKG from the coding sequence ATGGGATTGAATATGACGCACTACTACACAGATGAAAAACAGGTTCAGGTTGTGATTGCTCTGCTGAAAGCGCACGGAATCCGAAAAATTATTGCCTCCCCGGGTACAACAAATATGACGTTCGTGATGAGTCTTAAGTCAGATCCCCACTTCAAACTGTTTTCAGCGGTGGACGAGCGCTCTGCGGCGTATATGGCGTGCGGGCTGGCAGAGGAGTGCGGTGAGCCGGTAGTGATCAGCTGTACGGGGGCAACAGCCTCCCGGAATTATATGCCCGGCCTGACCGAAGCGCACTATCGCAAACTGCCGGTTCTTGCCATTACGGCTACGCGGCCGCTCTCTGAGGTGGGGCATCATACCGCTCAGGTGATTGATCGCAGTGTATTTCCAAAAGACACAGTTGTGCATTCGGTTTCCCTGCCGGTGATTAAAGATGCGGAAGATCAGTGGGACTGTGAGATCAAAGCCAATCGCGCCATCCTGGCGCTCACCCATCGCGGCGGCGGTCCGGTTCATATCAACCTGCCCACCACCTACTGCCGGTCGTACGATACGAAAAAGCTGCCCGAGTGCCGGATTATCCAGCGCATCGGCCCCGATTCCGGGTTTCCCGCGCTGCCGAAGGGCGGGCGGGTGGGCATCTTTGTGGGCTCACACGCGGTTATGCCGGCAGAGCTGACCAGCGCTATTGACCGGTTCTGTGCGGTCTATAACGGGGCGGTATTCTGTGATCACACAAGCGGTTACCGGGGGGCATACCGCGTAGCGTTTTCCATTGTCGGATGCCAGCAGACGTTCGACACATCCGGATTTTATCCGGATGTGCTCATCCATATCGGCGAGATTACCGGCGATTATTATCTGAGGGTTTCCGCCGGACAGGTCTGGCGGGTTTGTGAAGACGGGGAGATCCGCGATAAGTTTCGCAAGCTGCGTTACGTCTTTGATATGAGCGAACGCCGGTTCTTTGACCATTATACCCGCCAGAGCGGCGGGGGACAGGAAGACCGGTATCTGCAGGAGTGTCTGGCATGTGTTGAGCGGATGCACGCGAAGATTCCGAAGCTGCCCTTTTCCAATATTTCCATCGCCAGACGGCTGGCACCCCATATTCCGCCGGGTGCAGTGCTGCATTTCGGAATTCTCAACAGCCTGCGCGCCTGGAACTTTTTTGAACTGCCGGCAGGAGTCGCCGCCATGTGCAATGTCGGGGGATTCGGCATCGACGGTTGTGTCTCCTCACTGATCGGGGCCTCGCTGGCCGACCGCAATAAATTATATTTCGGAGTCATCGGCGATCTGGCCTTTTTTTATGATATGAACGTTCTTGGCAACCGGCACATCGGCAACAATGTCCGGATCCTGCTCATCAATAACGGCAAGGGAATGGAGTTTGGATTTTCATTCCACCCGGCGGCGCTTTTCGGGGCCGAAGCGGATGCGTTCGTGGCGGCAAAAGGCCATTTCGGCAGGCAGTCCCGGCAGCTGGTGAAAAACTTTGCCGAAAATCTCGGCTTCGAATATCTCTCGGCGGCAAACGAGCAGGAGCTGGAGGAAGTGTACGAGCGGTTTATGACGCCGGAACTGACCGAACGCCCTGTGCTGCTCGAAGTTTTTACGAACGATGATGAGGAGTCGCAGGCGATGGACCTCATGATGTCTCTGGAGAAGGATATCAAATCCGAAGTGGTGAATCTGGCCAGACAGGCGATCGGCGCGAAGGGAATCAAGGTGCTGAAGAAGCTCACCAAAGGGTAG
- a CDS encoding polysaccharide pyruvyl transferase family protein gives MNKVSIKQHVLDHLCLIRDVIFTLRPRAYIAAAPTHANLGDQAQLMCLELWIQKNYPEHKLVRIPISLLAAHVVLVSGYFLAAVRCMLVIGTLRVFSRGKDIIFGHSGYFFIDHHSGWYSFARLAGALPKTRLVIMPQTVNFMNPVIRNTAAQIFDGHPDTTIICRDETSLEKAREMFSRCRLLLCPDIVTTLIGSERNRPEKRSGILFCMRSDVESFYAREKMEDMAARLAIPRTEFSDTTIAADAWTVRNEKERLINEYLDYAASFAVVVTDRYHGAIFSLIAETPVVVIDSADHKLRSGVAWYPAEIFGRNIVFAGSLEEAEKKVKAFLADTERREALPPYFKEKYYEHLKARL, from the coding sequence ATGAATAAGGTTAGTATAAAACAGCACGTCCTGGATCATCTCTGTTTAATTCGTGATGTGATCTTCACACTTCGCCCGCGAGCTTACATCGCGGCGGCGCCGACACACGCCAACCTCGGCGATCAGGCGCAGCTGATGTGTCTGGAACTGTGGATTCAGAAGAACTATCCGGAGCACAAACTAGTCCGTATCCCGATTTCTCTGCTTGCGGCACATGTGGTGCTGGTTTCCGGATATTTTCTTGCAGCGGTGCGGTGCATGCTGGTAATCGGTACCCTGCGGGTTTTTTCGCGGGGAAAGGATATTATTTTCGGGCATAGCGGCTATTTCTTTATTGATCATCACAGCGGCTGGTATTCGTTTGCCCGGCTGGCCGGCGCATTGCCGAAAACCAGGCTCGTGATCATGCCGCAGACTGTAAACTTCATGAATCCGGTTATTCGCAATACAGCGGCGCAGATTTTTGACGGGCACCCTGACACCACGATTATCTGCCGGGATGAAACATCGTTGGAAAAGGCCCGGGAAATGTTCAGCCGGTGCCGGCTGCTGCTCTGTCCGGATATCGTAACCACGCTCATCGGTTCAGAGCGCAACCGCCCTGAAAAACGGAGCGGGATTCTTTTCTGTATGCGCAGCGATGTGGAATCCTTCTACGCCAGGGAAAAAATGGAGGATATGGCTGCCAGGCTCGCAATTCCCCGGACGGAGTTTTCTGATACGACGATTGCGGCGGATGCGTGGACCGTCCGGAATGAAAAGGAGCGGCTCATCAATGAATATCTCGATTATGCGGCCTCGTTTGCGGTTGTGGTAACGGACCGTTATCACGGAGCGATCTTTTCGCTGATTGCGGAGACGCCGGTAGTCGTGATTGATTCCGCAGACCACAAGCTAAGAAGCGGAGTCGCGTGGTATCCGGCAGAGATATTCGGGCGCAATATCGTATTTGCCGGGTCGCTGGAAGAGGCGGAAAAAAAGGTGAAGGCCTTCCTGGCGGATACGGAACGGCGGGAGGCGCTTCCTCCGTATTTCAAAGAAAAATATTATGAGCACTTAAAAGCCCGCCTATAA
- the udk gene encoding uridine kinase, translated as MDTGNMISGRSIVIGIAGGTGSGKSTLAHAVCKRLGGDASMLLSQDSYYKDRSDIPVEERALVNYDHPDALDLPLLAAHLQALKNGRCVTVPCYDFTAHTRHDGLVTAPKKIIVVEGILLFSDPQVRAACDIKVFVRTADDIRFVRRLLRDMTERGRTAGSVVEQYLETVRPMHRQFAADGAGFADLEVDGEACLEEGVTAIIQFIRSCRPDLL; from the coding sequence ATGGACACAGGAAACATGATCAGCGGCAGATCGATTGTTATCGGCATTGCGGGCGGGACGGGATCAGGCAAGAGTACGCTGGCGCATGCGGTGTGCAAACGCCTGGGCGGGGATGCGTCGATGCTTCTTTCTCAGGACTCCTATTATAAAGACCGCAGCGATATTCCTGTTGAGGAGCGGGCGCTGGTTAATTACGACCATCCGGATGCTCTGGACCTGCCGCTGCTGGCCGCCCATCTTCAGGCCTTGAAGAACGGCCGCTGTGTGACGGTTCCCTGTTACGATTTCACCGCGCATACCCGGCATGACGGATTGGTGACTGCTCCGAAAAAAATCATAGTGGTGGAGGGCATTTTGCTGTTTTCTGATCCACAGGTGCGGGCGGCTTGCGATATTAAGGTTTTTGTGCGTACGGCCGATGACATACGGTTTGTGCGTCGTTTATTGCGCGATATGACCGAACGGGGCCGCACAGCCGGGTCAGTAGTTGAACAATATCTGGAAACAGTCCGCCCGATGCACCGTCAGTTTGCAGCGGATGGAGCCGGCTTTGCAGATTTGGAGGTCGACGGCGAAGCCTGTCTTGAAGAGGGCGTTACAGCAATCATACAATTCATCCGTTCATGCCGGCCGGACTTACTTTAA